In Nicotiana tabacum cultivar K326 chromosome 11, ASM71507v2, whole genome shotgun sequence, a single window of DNA contains:
- the LOC107762416 gene encoding abscisic acid receptor PYL4-like has product MPCSLQLQRISPTTATPAATLAVNLHKQPQPTWVIPVPISNIPKNLLHYHTHVVDPNQCCSAVVLSISAPIDAVWSLVRRFDNPQAYKHFLKSCHVIGGDGNVGTLREVRVISGLPAASSTERLEILDDEKHVISFSVVGGDHRLNNYRSVTTLHPSSTATDDIGTVVVESYVVDIPQGNTKEETCVFVDTIVRCNLQSLAQIAGNFATSKSKSK; this is encoded by the coding sequence ATGCCTTGTTCACTCCAGCTTCAACGGATCAGCCCTACAACCGCCACCCCCGCCGCCACACTCGCCGTAAACTTGCACAAACAACCTCAGCCCACGTGGGTTATCCCCGTTCCCATCTCTAATATCCCCAAAAATCTCCTACATTACCACACTCACGTTGTAGATCCCAACCAGTGCTGCTCCGCCGTGGTGCTATCCATCTCCGCCCCGATTGACGCCGTGTGGTCCCTAGTCCGCCGTTTCGACAACCCGCAAGCGTACAAGCATTTCCTTAAGAGCTGCCACGTCATCGGCGGCGATGGAAACGTCGGCACGTTGAGGGAAGTTCGCGTAATTTCCGGCCTTCCCGCCGCTTCTAGTACGGAGAGGCTGGAGATTTTAGACGATGAGAAGCACGTCATCAGTTTCAGCGTAGTCGGCGGCGATCATAGGTTGAATAATTACCGGTCGGTGACGACGTTGCACCCATCGTCAACGGCGACGGATGATATCGGGACGGTGGTGGTGGAATCGTACGTGGTGGATATTCCACAAGGGAATACTAAGGAAGAAACGTGTGTATTTGTGGATACAATTGTACGTTGCAATTTGCAATCGCTAGCGCAGATCGCAGGGAACTTCGCTACAAGCAAAAGTAAATCAAAATGA